DNA from Bacteroides zoogleoformans:
ATGAGCAACCCCATGCGTTCCTGACTTTCGTTGGCGATGATTTCTTTGGCCGATAGTGTCTTGTCGCCGATGGGCAGTTGGCTCATGTCAATCAGTCCACCGCACTCTTCTACCAATTCGGACAAACAGTTGACGTGTCCCGCCGACCCATGGTCGTGGATGGATACCACCGGGTTGGTTTCTTCCTCGCAGAGGGCACGCACCACGTTGTAGGCGCGTTTCTGCATTTCGGCATTGGCACGTTGCACGGCATTCAGCTCAATGCCGCTGCTGTATCGTCCCGTATCTACGGAAGAGACGGAGCCGCCGCCCAAACCGATGCGGTAATTATCTCCGCCGATGACCACCACTTTGTTTCCGGCTTGGGGTTTGCCTTTCAGACAGTCGCGTTGGGTGCCGTATCCCACGCCGCCGGCCAGCATGATGACCTTGTCGTATCCGTATGTCTCGTTATTTTCTTTGTGCTCAAAGGTCAGCACGGAGCCGCAAATCAGCGGTTGGCCGAACTTGTTTCCAAAGTCGCTGGCACCGTTCGAGGCTTTAATCAGAATCTGTTCCGGAGTCTGGTACAACCATTTGCGCACCGGCAAGATTTCCTCCCAAGTGCGTCCTTCGTCCGTACGAGGATAGGAAGTCATGTAAACGGCTGTCCCCGCTATGGGCCACGAGCCTTTGCCGCCGCCCATGCGGTCGCGTATTTCCCCGCCTGTACCTGTAGAAGCGCCGTTGAAAGGTTCTACGGTAGTGGGAAAGTTGTGTGTCTCTGCCTTCAGTGAGATAACGCTCTTGATGTCCTTCTTCCGGAAATAGTCCGGTTTGGAGTGGTCGGCGGGGGCGAATTGCTCGATGACCGGCCCCTCGGCAAAGGCTACGTTGTCTTTGTAAGCGGAAATAATTTTATTGGGATTCTCTTGCGTGGTCTTCTTTATCATCTGGAAGAGGGAAGACTCTTGTTCCACTCCGTCGATGATGAACGTCCCGCCGAATATCTTGTGGCGGCAGTGTTCCGAGTTGATTTGCGCGAAGCCGAACACTTCGGAGTCGGTCAGTCGGCGTCCAAGATCCTTTTCCACCTTCTTGAGGTAGTCCATTTCTTCTTTGGAGAGGGCCAGACCTTCTTTTTCGTTGTATGCCTCCAAGTCTTCGATGTGTACGATAGGTTCCGGGCGGCGGTTAGTGGTGAATATGTTCTGGTCAAGTCCTTTGTACATGCGTTGCAGCATGGGGTCGTGGTCGGCGTGCTCGTCTTTCACGGGGAAGTACTCCTCGATGCGTGTGATGCCGCTCAGTCCCATGTTCTGGGTGATTTCTACGGCGTTTGTGCTCCAAGGAGTGATCATCTCGCGGCGCGGACCCGCGAAATATCCTTTCAGGTTGTCTTCACTTTCGGGGGTGGCTTCCCCAAAAAGCCAGCAGAGTTTGTCGCAGTCTGCCTGGCCGAGGCTACGATTGCACTCTACGGCAATCACGCTCTTGGACGGAGTTCTGAAAAAAAGAATCATGGTTGTATTTTACGATTATATGAATTACAAATTTCGGGCTTGTTCCGGCTTTCTCTCTTCAGACTCTCAGGCCGGAACTGCTTTCTCAAGCATCTTCTTCGTTTTGTGTGGCAAAGATATATAAAATCGGTGGGGAGGTAAAAAGAATGATAATAAAAAACAAGCCTTATGTGTAATATTCTATGGATTCAAAAAGTAGTGCTCCTGGTAGAGCAATGAAAGATGGGGTATAGACTTATGGTGAGGACGGGATGTGTAAATGGTGCGGATGTGAGAATACTGTGGAAAAAACGTTAATGCTATTGGTTCTTTTCAAAGAAAAGTCCGATATTTGCATGCATGATTCAGATAGAGACCATATTGGATATATTATGGAAAGGATTCATAATAGGTGTAATTGTGTCTGCACCGTTGGGACCTGTGGGTGTGTTGTGCATTCAGCGCACCTTGAATAAGGGACGGTGGTATGGTTTTGTTACAGGTATCGGAGCTTCTTTGAGTGATATCGCATACGCTTTGCTGACGGGTTATGGAATGAGTTTCGTATTTGATTACGTTAACAAGAATATCTTCTATTTGCAACTCTTCGGAAGCATCTTACTGTTGATTTTCGGCATTTATACCTTCCGTAGTAATCCGGTACAATCCATTCGGCCGGTTTCTACGAACAAAGGTTCTTATTTTCATAACTTCATAACGGCATTCGCCGTCACACTTTCCAATCCTTTGGTCATATTCTTGTTTGTAGGTCTTTTCGCACGATTTGCTTTTGTTAGTGAGGGGGTATTGGTGTTTGAGGCGATCACCGGATACTTGGCCATTGCATTAGGCGCTTTGGCGTGGTGGTTCGGCATTACCTTTTTTGTCAATAAAGTGCGTGCCCAGTTTAATCTGCGCGGCATCTGGATGTTGAATCGCATTATTGGAGGCATCGTCATGGTGGTGTCCGTGCTTGGGTTGGTGTACACGCTTATGGGCGAGTCGCTGTATTAGTCAATGATGTATAACTGAACGTTTCCGGAATGAAAATTGCGCAACAGCTGAAAGAACAGAACATAGCCGAATACCTTATATATATGTGGCAGGTAGAAGATTTGCTTCGTGCCGGAGGATGCGACATAGACCGCTTGAGGCAGACAATCATTCTGCGCTATCCCGAAGAGGAACGTCCTGCATTGGAAGAGTGGTACGACAATCTGCTCCGGATGATGCGTGCTGAAGGTGTCACGGAGAAAGGGCATCTGCAAATCAATCGTAATGTGGTGCAGAACTTGACGGAACTGCATGCCTCATTGCTGGCTTCCACCAAATACCCGTTCTATAATGCGGCCTATTTCAAAGCGTTACCTTTCATCGTGGAGTTGCGCCAAAAGAACGGAGGCCAAGAAGAATCGGAGGTGGAAATATGTCTCGAGGCACTTTATGGCGTATTGCTGCTGCGGCTGCAGAAGAAAGAAATCGGTGAGGGCACGGCCAAAGCCGTGGAAGTCATCGGTCATTTTATCTCGCTGCTTGCCAACTATTATGAAAAGGAGAAGCGGGGAGAGCTGGATCTTGATTAAAGTAGAATTGTTCATCGTAACATCAATATAAAGCGTAATTCTTTTAAATGAATATCTTAGTAACCGGTGCCAACGGTCAACTTGGCAACGAAATGCAAGTGCTGTCGGAAGCTTATTCCGTGCATACTTATTTTTTTACCGACGTACAAGAACTGGATATATGCAACGGACAGGCTGTGTATGAGTTCGTAAGAAGAAATCGGATTGACGTTATCGTGAACTGCGCGGCATATACGGCAGTAGATAAGGCAGAAGACAATCGGGAGCTTTGCGATAGGCTCAATCATGTGGCTCCGGGCTATCTGGCCGCTGCCGCCGAGGCTTGCGGAGCAGCATTGGTGCATATATCCACGGATTACGTATTCGACGGAACGGGGCATCTCCCTTATACCGAGGAGGTAGCTCCTTGTCCCAATTCGGTGTACGGGGCTGCCAAGTTGGCGGGTGAGCAGGCGGTGATGAAGAATTGCAGCCGCGCGATGATTATCCGTACGGCATGGCTTTATTCTATCTATGGCAATAATTTTGTGAAGACCATGCTCAAGTTGGGGCAAGAGCGTGACACGCTGGGTGTTGTCTTCGATCAGATAGGTACGCCGACTTATGCTCACGATTTGGCTTGTGCCATTTTCTCGGCAATCAATCGGGGAATTGTACCCGGTGTTTACCATTTCAGCAATGAGGGAGTTTGTTCTTGGTATGACTTTACATTGGCCATTCATCGATTGGCGGGTATAACCACTTGTAAGGTAACTCCGTTGCACACGGACGAGTTTCCGGCGAAAGCCCCTCGTCCGCACTATTCCGTATTGGATAAGACGAAGATAAAGAAAACGTTTGATATTGAAATACCTCATTGGACGGAGAGTTTGGATGCCTGCATGAAGAGGTTGAAAAAGGAGAGCTGAAAAAGAGAGGTGCGAATCGTGCCTTGTACGTGTTGATGAAAAACATATGGTTGATAAGTGTTCGCAGCAATGAGCATGCAGCCTTATCGGCATGCACAGTAAGAACAGTAAAAAACAATTTAGTAAAAAGGGAGAAGGGATATTTATTCCATTTTCCCGTATTCAATTTTGAATGAAACATGAATGAAATAGATCGTCGGAGAACATTTGCCATTATTGCGCATCCGGATGCCGGTAAAACATCGTTGACAGAGAAACTGCTGCTTTTCGGCGGACAGATACAGGTGGCGGGCGCAGTGAAGAGTAACAAGATAAAGAAGACGGCAACGTCCGACTGGATGGACATCGAGAAGCAACGCGGTATATCTGTAACCACCTCGGTGATGGAGTTTGACTATCACGACTATAAAGTGAATATTCTCGACACTCCCGGCCATCAGGACTTTGCCGAAGATACCTACCGCACACTGACTGCCGTAGATAGCGTGATCATTGTAGTGGATGGTGCGAAAGGTGTGGAGACACAGACCCGCAAGTTGATGGAGGTGTGCCGCATGCGCAATACGCCTGTAATCATCTTTGTCAACAAGATGGACCGTGAAGCCAAAGATCCTTTCGACTTGCTGGACGAGTTGGAAGAAGAGCTTGCCATCCATGTGCGCCCGTTGACTTGGCCCATCGAGAGTGGTATCCGTTTCAAGGGGGTATATAACATCTACGAGCGGAACCTGAATCTTTACCAGCCCTCCAAACAAGTGGTGGCCGAGAAGGTAGAGGTAGATATCGATACCGAAGAGTT
Protein-coding regions in this window:
- a CDS encoding DUF4924 family protein, with the protein product MKIAQQLKEQNIAEYLIYMWQVEDLLRAGGCDIDRLRQTIILRYPEEERPALEEWYDNLLRMMRAEGVTEKGHLQINRNVVQNLTELHASLLASTKYPFYNAAYFKALPFIVELRQKNGGQEESEVEICLEALYGVLLLRLQKKEIGEGTAKAVEVIGHFISLLANYYEKEKRGELDLD
- the rfbD gene encoding dTDP-4-dehydrorhamnose reductase, giving the protein MNILVTGANGQLGNEMQVLSEAYSVHTYFFTDVQELDICNGQAVYEFVRRNRIDVIVNCAAYTAVDKAEDNRELCDRLNHVAPGYLAAAAEACGAALVHISTDYVFDGTGHLPYTEEVAPCPNSVYGAAKLAGEQAVMKNCSRAMIIRTAWLYSIYGNNFVKTMLKLGQERDTLGVVFDQIGTPTYAHDLACAIFSAINRGIVPGVYHFSNEGVCSWYDFTLAIHRLAGITTCKVTPLHTDEFPAKAPRPHYSVLDKTKIKKTFDIEIPHWTESLDACMKRLKKES
- a CDS encoding LysE family translocator: MIQIETILDILWKGFIIGVIVSAPLGPVGVLCIQRTLNKGRWYGFVTGIGASLSDIAYALLTGYGMSFVFDYVNKNIFYLQLFGSILLLIFGIYTFRSNPVQSIRPVSTNKGSYFHNFITAFAVTLSNPLVIFLFVGLFARFAFVSEGVLVFEAITGYLAIALGALAWWFGITFFVNKVRAQFNLRGIWMLNRIIGGIVMVVSVLGLVYTLMGESLY